The Papaver somniferum cultivar HN1 chromosome 6, ASM357369v1, whole genome shotgun sequence genome segment CTTGGCATCGTCTCATGTGCTGTAGAGAAGGGTTGTGATCCAGTATCTTATGAGTTGGGTTGTACCCTCCACTTTGAGTTCTATTCAGCAAGCAGCTCATCAAATGAGGCAACAACAACAAACCAGATGACTGAAGGGTTACAAGTCATTCATTTGCCCAACATACACACCCACGAAGAAAGTGACCTAGAGCTTCTTAATAACCTAGTATCAGAGTGGAAAGTACCTCCTAGTTTGAGATTCTCGTTGCTGACAAGATTGCGGTTTGCAAGGGCTTTTGGATCTTTAGCTGCAAGACAGCAGTATATATGTATTCGCCTCTATGCTTTTGTAATACTTGCTCAAGCAAGCCATGATGCCGAAGACTTGGCTGCATTTTTCACTAATGAGCCTGAATTTGTCAGTGAACTGGTAAGCTTAATCAGTTACGAAGAGGCTGTTCCCGAAAAGATTCGCATTCTGGGTATACAATCTCTGGTTGCTCTTTGTCAAGATCGTTCCCGTCAGACAACAGTATTAAGTGCTGTGACTTCGGGCGGCCATCGTGGAATTCTAGCCAGTCTCATGCAAAAGACTATTGATTCTATTACCAGTGATGTCTCAAGATGGTCTGTTGTTTTTGCTGAATCTCTCTTATCTCTTGTCACTGTTTTGGTTTCATCGTCTTCTGGCTGCTCGGCCTTGCGGGAAGCTGGATTCATACccactcttcttcctcttcttaatGATACGGACCCCCAACACTTGCACCTGGTCAGTACTGCAGTTCATGTCCTAGAAGCCTTTATGGATTATAGTAATCCGGCTGCTGCATTATTTAGAGATTTGGGAGGTTTAGATGACACTATTGCCCGTTTGAAGATTGAAGTTTCTCACGTAGAGGAGAAAGGTTCAAAAAAACCTGGAGAAGAGTCGCAGGGTAGTCGCAAGGGAAAAGAAGTGGTTTCACATTTTTCAGCGGAGGTAGATAATGCACATCCTCAATATAACGATGCATTGGTTGCTTATCACCGCAGGTTGCTTATGAAAGCTTTACTGCGTGCTATATCACTTGGCACTTATGCCCCTGGAAGTGCTGCTCGTATTTATGGCTCTGAAGAGAGCTTATTACCTCATTGCTTGTGTATTATTTTCAGAAGAGCCAAAGATTTTGGTggtggtgtattttctcttgCAGCTACTGTCATGAGCGATCTCATTCACAAAGACCCAACCTGTTATCCTGTTTTAGATGCGGCCAATCTTCCTGCTGCTTTCCTGGATGCTATTATGGATGGGATCCTTTGCTCTTCTGAAGCTGTCACATGCATCCCTCAATGCCTGGATGCACTGTGTTTGAACAACAGCGGTCTTCAGGCTGTAAAGGATCACAATGCTCTTAGGTGCTTTGTTAAAATATTCACCTCTAAATCTTATCTACATGCCCTGGCCGGCGATACTCCTGCTTCTCTATCGACTGGTTTGGATGAgttgatgcgtcatgcttcttcCTTGAGAGCACCTGGAGTTGACATGTTAATTGAGATCTTGAATACCATTTCGAAGATTGGCAGTGTGGTGGAAGCTTCTTCTTCAGCGATCGATTCTCAGTGCTCATCTGCTCCTGTTCCAATGGAAACCGATATAGATGAAAAGAATGTGGTTTCAGGAGAGGATGGGGAACCATCCAAAATGGAAAGTTCTGACCAAGTTACTGAGACTTCTTCTGAGGGCCCATTGGCTGATACTGAGTCTATACTCCCTGAATATATAAGTAATGCTGCTCGTCTTCTGGAAACCATTCTTCAGAATGCGGACACATGTCGTATATTTATTGAGAAGAAGGGTGTTGAAGCTGTTCTGCAGATATTTAATTTGCCATTAGTGCCTCTTTTTGTTTCTATTGGTCACAATGTAGCTGCTGCTTTCAAGAATTTTTCACCTCAGCATTCTGCTGCTCTGGCTAGGGTGGTGTGCTCGTTCTTGAGGGAACGTTTGAAGTTAACTAATGAATTATTAAGTTCTGTGGCAGGATCTCAAATCGGTAGGATAGAGTCAGCAAAGAAAAGTGAAGTTTTGAGATGTCTTTCTAGTCTGGAAGGTCTTCTGGCTTTTTCCAATTCGCTTTTGAAGTTGTCCAGCAGTATGATGCCTGAACTGGGAAACGCAGATGCTGATGTTGTGAAAGATTTAGGGAGAGTTTACAGGGAAATACAATGGCAAATATCTTTATCCAGTGATATCAAGGTGGAAGAGAAGCGAGGAGATCAAGAATCAGGATCCAAAGATGCTTCTGCATCAAGTGGTCTTGGAACTGAAGATGATTCCAATCTTCTTCCGATGGTAAGATACACGAGTCATGGCACTATGAGGAATGGTTCTCGCTCGCCATGGAATGCGGAGCAGGAATTTTTGTCCGTGGTTCGTTCTGGAGAAGGCATACATCGTCATGGACGGCATGGGTTAGCACGGATTCGTGGTGGAAGGGTTATTCGACATATGGAGTCTTCAAGCATTGACATAGAAGGTCCTAGAAGTGCATCAGAGAGTTTTTCTGTTCAAGATGTCAAAGCAAGAAGTCCTGATGTTGTCTTACTAGAAAATCTAAATAAGCTTGCTCTTACGATGCGTTTGTTTTTTGCTGCTCTTGTTAAGGGGTTTACAGGGCCGAACCGTCGTAGAGCTGACTCTGGTTCTGTGAGTGCTGCCTCTAAGAGCCTTGCTACATCCCTTTCAAAAATCTTTCATGAGGCTCTGAGTTTTTCTGGACACTCTACTTCAGCTGATCCTGACATGTCTCTGTCAGTGAAGTGTCGTTATCTTGGAAAAGTTGTGGATGACATGGTGGCTCTCACTTTTGATAGCAAACGGCGTGGATGCAATACAGTCCTGGTGAATAATTTTTATGTTCATGGAACCTTCAAGGAACTTTTAACCACATTTGAGGCTACAAGCCAATTGCTCTGGACTTTACCTTTTTCTGTTCCTTTATCCGGGACTGACCAAGATAAGGCAGGTGAAGAAGACAAGCTGTGTCGCTCATCTTGGTTGATTAGTACATTACAAAGTTATTGCCGTATGCTAGAATATTTTGTTAATTCTGCTCTCCTTTTGTCCCCGACGTCTTCATATCAAGCTCAGATGCTTGTTCAGCCGTTTGCATCAGGATTGTCAATTGGCCTGTTTCCTGTTCCACGGGAACCCGAAGTTTTTGTGCGTATGTTACAGTCTCAGGTTCTTGATGTAGTCCTTCCTGTATGGAATCACCCAATGTTTCCTAGTTGCAGCTCTGCTTTCATCTCTTCAATGGTTTCTCTTATTACACACATATATTTCGGTGTAGGAGATGTAAAGCGGGGAAGAAATGGTACCACAGGAAGTGCAGCTCAACGTTTCATGGCCCCGCCTCCTGATGAATCTACTATTTCTACGATTGTTGAAATGGGATTTACTCGTACGAGGGCAGTTGAAGCACTGCGACGGGTGGAAACAAATAGTGTTGAGATGGCCATGGAGTGGTTGTTCAGTCATGCCGAAGATCCTGTGCAGGAAGATGATGAGTTGGCTCGGGCACTTGCTTTGTCACTTGGAAGTTCGTCAGAAACATCAAAAGAGGATAACACTGGTAAGGCGAAAGATGTGCTTACAGAGGAGAGAGTAACAGATGCACCTCCAGTTGATGATATTCTTGCTTCTTCTTTGAAGTTGTTCCAAAGTAGTGAGTCGATAGCTTTCTCATTGACAGATTTGCTTGTGACACTCTGTAATCGAAACAAAGGCGAAGAACGTCCAAGAGTTGTTACCTATTTGATTCAGCAATTGAAGCTCTGTCCTTCAGATTTTTCAAAAGATACAGGTCTCTTGTGTACGTTATCACATATTTTGGCCTTGCTTCTTTCTGAAGATGGTGGTACTCGAGAAACTGCTGCAGAAAATGGTATCGTCTCTGCTGCAATTGATATCTTGACGAACTTCAAGGCGAGGAATGAGTCAGGAGAAGAGGTTGCGGTCCCAAAATGTATAAGTGCTTTATTACTTATCCTGGATAACATGTTGCAATCTAAGCCCAGAGTTTTACCCGAGTCTACTGAATCTATGACAGAGTCTGCTGAAGACCAACCTCCACTATCACTCTCCACAGGTGTAGAAGAGAACAAACCTGCTTCGGAGGAGGCCAAGGATAAAGAAGCTAGTAGTAATGTATTTGAGAAAACATTAGGGAAGTCTGCTGGTTACTTGACTCTTGAGGAGAGCCAAAGGGTACTTTCAGTTACTTTGGAGTTTATAAAACAGCATGTCCCAGCTGTGGTCATGCAGGCTGTTCTGCAGTTATGTGCTCGCTTGACAAAAACCCATACTGTAGCCATGCAATTTCTTGAAAATGGAGGTTTGGTGGCCCTTTTTAGCCTCCCAAGTAGTTGTTTCTTCCCTGGATACAATAGTGTAACATCTGCTATCGTTAGGCATCTACTTGAAGATCCCCAAACCTTACAAACAGCTATGGAGTTGGAGATTCGACAAACTATCTCTGGTACTCTTAGCCGTCATGCGGGTCGTCTTTCACCTAGAATTTTTTTGTCAGCTATGGCACCTGTTATTTCTAGAGATCCAGTGGTCTTCATGAGAGCCACAGCTGCAGTTTGTCAATTGGAGACGTCAGGAAGCCGGATAAACGTGGTCTtatctaaagaaaaagagaaggaaaaagacaaatcaAAAACATCTTGTGGTGAAGCTGGACTGTCTTCTAATGATGGTGTTCGGATATCTGAAAATAAGCAGCAACTTGATGGTCCAGGCAAATGTTCTAAAGGCCACAAGAAGGTTCCTGCTAACCTCACACAAGTGATTGACCAGCTACTGGAAATAGTCATGAGTTACCCTTCAGCACAAAACCAGGAAGAGTTAACAAGTTCATTTGTTCCTATGGAAGTAGATGAGCCTGCTATGAGGAAAAAGGGTAAATCGAAAGTTGATGATACAAAGAAAGTGGAGATGAATAGCCTCTCAGAAAGATCGACTGGGTTAGCAAAAGTGACGTTTGTCCTTAAGCTGTTGAGTGATATTCTTCTTATGTATGTACACGCAGTCGGGGTGATTTTAAAACGGGATCTGGAAATATGCCAACAACGAGGACACACTTCAGTGGATGGTTTTGGGCAAGGTGGAGTACTGTATCATATTTTGCATCGGCTACTCCCGCTATCTTCTGATAAAACTGCTGGCACAGCTGATGAACGGAGAGACAAGCTGTCTGAAAAAGCctcatggtttttggtggtgCTCTCTGGTCGTTCTAGTGAAGGGCGTAGACGTGTCATCAATGAAATTGCTCGAGCGTTATTTTCATTTTCAAACCTGGAGAACAATTCGTCAAAGAACATCTTATTGCCAAATGGAAGTGTTTTAGCTTTTGCCGACTTGGTTAATTCCATATTGTCAAAGAATTCATCCTCAAGCAATTTACCTGGTCCTGGTTGCTCACCAGACATAGCAAAGACGATGATTGATGGAGGGATGATTCAGTCACTGACTAGTATTGTACGGATTATTGATTTGGATCATCCTAATGCTCCAAAAGTTGTGAATCTCATAATCAAGGCTTTAGAGAGCTTAACAAGGGTTGCTAATGCTAGTGAACAGCTCAGGTCGGATGGGTCCAAGAAAAAAGTTGCTGTAACAAATGGGAGAGGTGGAGATCAAACAAATGCATTTTCAGCTGGTGAAGCTGTGGAGAACAACCAGAATCAGATCAATCAACAGGAGGGTAACGATGCTCCACAACTTGAGCAACATCAGCTTCAGGGTACATCTAATACTGACGGGGATCAAGGTGGGAGTCCAGATCAGTCCATGGAGCAAGATACAAGAGTAGAAGGAGAAGAAACCACTGCTAACCCGCCTGTAGAGCATAGGGAAGAATTCGTACGGGAGGAGATGGAAGAAACTGGTGCATTACGCAGTAACAGTGACGGAATTGAGATGACTTTCCGAGTTGAACACAGGGCAGACGATGAAAtgggtgatgaagatgatgaggatatgggagatgatgatgaggatgatgatgacgaggatgaggaggaagaggatATAGCAGAAGATGGTACTGCACTGATGTCTCTAGCAGATACTGATGTGGAGGACCATGACGATAGTGGTCTCGGGGATGAGTACAATGACGAGAtaattgatgaagaagatgatgaattccatgaaaatcgTGTTATAGAAGTGAGGTGGAGGGAAGGCTTGGATGGTTTAGATCATTTGCAGGTTCTTGGCCGGCCTGGAGCTGCAGGAGGCCTCATCGATGTTGCTGCCGAGCCTTTCCAGGGGGTAAATGTGGATGACATATTTGGTCTTCGAAGGCCTCTAGGTGTTGAGAGACGCCGTCAAACTGCTAATAGGACTCTACTTGAGCGGTCTGGTGGTCTTGATACTGGTGGTTTTCAACATCCGCTCCTCACGAGACCATCCCAATCTGGGGATCCAGTTAGTTCAGTGTGGTCTTCATCTGGAAACTCATCTAGAGATTTGGAAAGTTTACAGGTTGGAAGTTTTGATGCAGCGCACTTTTATATGTTTGATGCTCCTGTTCTTACATCTGATCATGCATCGGCAACTCTCTTCGGTGAACGGTCTGTTGGtgctccaccaccacctctgatagATTTTTCTCTTGGGATGGATCCCTTGCAGCACTTGGCAGGAGGACGAAGAGGACCGGGTGATGGACGGTGGACTGATGATGGTCAGCCTCAGGGAAGTAATCAAGCTGCTGCTATTGCTTATGCTGTAGAGGATCATTTCATATCACAGTTGCGCAGTGTGACTGATGCCAACAACCCTCCATCTCAAAGGCCGGCGGAGATCTCAAGACCGGAGGAGAAGCCACAAGCAGATATTCCACCATCCCATATTGATAGTCAATTACTGATAGCTGGTGATATCATTGATAGTCAGCAAAGTGAAGTGCAACATCAGGATGTTAATATTGAATTAACAGATAATCAAGAGAATCCAACAGAAAGTGAACAGGTTGCTGGCAGAGACGGGGATGGAAGTTTACGAGTGGTGGAATGTATGTCAACACATCCAGATGCATTAAACAGGATCCCAGATGGGAGTGAAAGCATGGAAATTGGCGAGGATAGTGGTGCTTCTGCTGAACAGTTGCAGGCCGTGCCTGATTTTGTTACCTCATCAGATGGCATTCTCAATTTGGATTCAAGTAACCGGGATTCATCTCTGCAGGGTGAATTAGATTATGGATCCTCAAGGACGGATAGCCAGTCCAGTAATTATGCACGTCTAGACTCTGGCTCAGAAATTCCTGAGGCTGTTGATGGTCATGCTTCTTCAGTTCATTTAACTGCCGATGTTGAGATGGATGGTACTCACGCTGAAGAGAATCAGGCTGAACGTGTTATTCTTGCTTCTGATGTCGGGGCACATGAATCGCTTGCTGGACCGAGTGTTCCAGTGGCCGAGGATGGTAATCAGGGTGATCAAACCAGTTCTAATAATGAAACTTCAAGTGCGAATACTATTGATCCAACCTTTTTGGAGGCACTGCCAGAAGATTTGCGGGCAGAAGTTCTGGCTTCCCAGCTTGCCCAACCCGTTCAAGCCACCACATACACACCTCCTTCTGCAGAAGACATTGATCCTGAATTTTTAGCTGCTCTTCCCCCAGATATCCAAGCAGAAGTATTAGCACAACAACGGGCACAAAGAGTTATACAATCTCATCAAGCTGAAGGTCAAGCAGCTGACATGGATAATGCTTCTATTATAGCTACATTCCCTGCTGATCTGCGTGAAGAGGTATGTATTTTGAAACATTGCTTCTCTTATTTCACCGTGTCAATGAAATCTTATCATATCCTTTCCAGGTTCTTTTGACTTCTTCCGAAGCGGTACTATCTGCGCTACCTTCTCCATTACTTGCTGAAGCCCAGATGCTGAGAGATAGAGCAATGAGCCACTATCAAGCCCGCAGCCTTTTTGGAAGCACCCATAGGCTTAGTAGTGCTAGGAGGAATAGTTTAGGATTCGATAGGCAGACATTGATGGATAGGGGCGTTGGTGTTTCAATTGGTCGAAGGACGGCTTCAGCTTATGCAGATCGTCTGAAGGTGAAAGAAATTGAAGGTGCACCTCTTCTGGATGCAGATTCCTTGAAAGCTTTGGTCCGGCTCCTGAGGCTAGCACAGGTAGCGTTCTGTTTGAGTATCTTCAGTTTGGATAGATTTCAAGTTGTTATTGGTCATTTCACTTTTATAACTAGAATATTCAGCTTACTTGTGATATTGTTT includes the following:
- the LOC113288185 gene encoding E3 ubiquitin-protein ligase UPL1-like isoform X3; the encoded protein is MKLKKRRVLEVPPKIKSFINSVTAVPHEKIEESLKGFAWEYDKQGDFHHWVDLFNYFDSFFEKHIKSRKDLHIEDDSLAVDFPFPRGAVLSILRVIRIVLENCTNKHFYSSYEHLSSLLASTDADIVEASLQTLVAFLKKTMGKCSIRDASLGSKLFTFSQGWGSKDEGLGIVSCAVEKGCDPVSYELGCTLHFEFYSASSSSNEATTTNQMTEGLQVIHLPNIHTHEESDLELLNNLVSEWKVPPSLRFSLLTRLRFARAFGSLAARQQYICIRLYAFVILAQASHDAEDLAAFFTNEPEFVSELVSLISYEEAVPEKIRILGIQSLVALCQDRSRQTTVLSAVTSGGHRGILASLMQKTIDSITSDVSRWSVVFAESLLSLVTVLVSSSSGCSALREAGFIPTLLPLLNDTDPQHLHLVSTAVHVLEAFMDYSNPAAALFRDLGGLDDTIARLKIEVSHVEEKGSKKPGEESQGSRKGKEVVSHFSAEVDNAHPQYNDALVAYHRRLLMKALLRAISLGTYAPGSAARIYGSEESLLPHCLCIIFRRAKDFGGGVFSLAATVMSDLIHKDPTCYPVLDAANLPAAFLDAIMDGILCSSEAVTCIPQCLDALCLNNSGLQAVKDHNALRCFVKIFTSKSYLHALAGDTPASLSTGLDELMRHASSLRAPGVDMLIEILNTISKIGSVVEASSSAIDSQCSSAPVPMETDIDEKNVVSGEDGEPSKMESSDQVTETSSEGPLADTESILPEYISNAARLLETILQNADTCRIFIEKKGVEAVLQIFNLPLVPLFVSIGHNVAAAFKNFSPQHSAALARVVCSFLRERLKLTNELLSSVAGSQIGRIESAKKSEVLRCLSSLEGLLAFSNSLLKLSSSMMPELGNADADVVKDLGRVYREIQWQISLSSDIKVEEKRGDQESGSKDASASSGLGTEDDSNLLPMVRYTSHGTMRNGSRSPWNAEQEFLSVVRSGEGIHRHGRHGLARIRGGRVIRHMESSSIDIEGPRSASESFSVQDVKARSPDVVLLENLNKLALTMRLFFAALVKGFTGPNRRRADSGSVSAASKSLATSLSKIFHEALSFSGHSTSADPDMSLSVKCRYLGKVVDDMVALTFDSKRRGCNTVLVNNFYVHGTFKELLTTFEATSQLLWTLPFSVPLSGTDQDKAGEEDKLCRSSWLISTLQSYCRMLEYFVNSALLLSPTSSYQAQMLVQPFASGLSIGLFPVPREPEVFVRMLQSQVLDVVLPVWNHPMFPSCSSAFISSMVSLITHIYFGVGDVKRGRNGTTGSAAQRFMAPPPDESTISTIVEMGFTRTRAVEALRRVETNSVEMAMEWLFSHAEDPVQEDDELARALALSLGSSSETSKEDNTGKAKDVLTEERVTDAPPVDDILASSLKLFQSSESIAFSLTDLLVTLCNRNKGEERPRVVTYLIQQLKLCPSDFSKDTGLLCTLSHILALLLSEDGGTRETAAENGIVSAAIDILTNFKARNESGEEVAVPKCISALLLILDNMLQSKPRVLPESTESMTESAEDQPPLSLSTGVEENKPASEEAKDKEASSNVFEKTLGKSAGYLTLEESQRVLSVTLEFIKQHVPAVVMQAVLQLCARLTKTHTVAMQFLENGGLVALFSLPSSCFFPGYNSVTSAIVRHLLEDPQTLQTAMELEIRQTISGTLSRHAGRLSPRIFLSAMAPVISRDPVVFMRATAAVCQLETSGSRINVVLSKEKEKEKDKSKTSCGEAGLSSNDGVRISENKQQLDGPGKCSKGHKKVPANLTQVIDQLLEIVMSYPSAQNQEELTSSFVPMEVDEPAMRKKGKSKVDDTKKVEMNSLSERSTGLAKVTFVLKLLSDILLMYVHAVGVILKRDLEICQQRGHTSVDGFGQGGVLYHILHRLLPLSSDKTAGTADERRDKLSEKASWFLVVLSGRSSEGRRRVINEIARALFSFSNLENNSSKNILLPNGSVLAFADLVNSILSKNSSSSNLPGPGCSPDIAKTMIDGGMIQSLTSIVRIIDLDHPNAPKVVNLIIKALESLTRVANASEQLRSDGSKKKVAVTNGRGGDQTNAFSAGEAVENNQNQINQQEGNDAPQLEQHQLQGTSNTDGDQGGSPDQSMEQDTRVEGEETTANPPVEHREEFVREEMEETGALRSNSDGIEMTFRVEHRADDEMGDEDDEDMGDDDEDDDDEDEEEEDIAEDGTALMSLADTDVEDHDDSGLGDEYNDEIIDEEDDEFHENRVIEVRWREGLDGLDHLQVLGRPGAAGGLIDVAAEPFQGVNVDDIFGLRRPLGVERRRQTANRTLLERSGGLDTGGFQHPLLTRPSQSGDPVSSVWSSSGNSSRDLESLQVGSFDAAHFYMFDAPVLTSDHASATLFGERSVGAPPPPLIDFSLGMDPLQHLAGGRRGPGDGRWTDDGQPQGSNQAAAIAYAVEDHFISQLRSVTDANNPPSQRPAEISRPEEKPQADIPPSHIDSQLLIAGDIIDSQQSEVQHQDVNIELTDNQENPTESEQVAGRDGDGSLRVVECMSTHPDALNRIPDGSESMEIGEDSGASAEQLQAVPDFVTSSDGILNLDSSNRDSSLQGELDYGSSRTDSQSSNYARLDSGSEIPEAVDGHASSVHLTADVEMDGTHAEENQAERVILASDVGAHESLAGPSVPVAEDGNQGDQTSSNNETSSANTIDPTFLEALPEDLRAEVLASQLAQPVQATTYTPPSAEDIDPEFLAALPPDIQAEVLAQQRAQRVIQSHQAEGQAADMDNASIIATFPADLREEVLLTSSEAVLSALPSPLLAEAQMLRDRAMSHYQARSLFGSTHRLSSARRNSLGFDRQTLMDRGVGVSIGRRTASAYADRLKVKEIEGAPLLDADSLKALVRLLRLAQPLGKGLLQRLLLNLCSHSITRANLLRLLLSMIKPEAEGLVSGPASVSAQRLYGCQWNVVYGRSQHLDGLPPLVSRRILEILTYLATNHPEVAHILFYFDHRLVTDSPISVDDKNDKGKGKLIEGTDVPNQLEASQAGDIPLILLLKLLSRPLFLRSNAHLEQVMGLLQVVVFKAALRLECETQSEQPAATSQAEPVNEGAEDIQHESPIVEPDSNQELIKDTSANISTLEPKRTTNLYDIFLQIPESDLRNICGLLAREGLSDKVHLLAAELVKKLASIAKPHRKLFTAELAGLAHSLSSSAVSELITLRSTNMLGLSAGSMAGAAILRVLQALSNLTSPIPEGSKGQENDTEQEELTDVLNLNAALEPLWQELSDCISTTEVKLGQSLVSSPISNPNPRDPVGGNPSLSPPLPPGTQRLLPFIEAFFVLCEKLQTNATGQQDQVNVTASEVKDGAGTSFALEKFDGVVQRRPDGAVTFARFSEKHRRLLNAFIRQNPGLLEKSLCMMLKAPRLIDFDNKRAYFRSRIRQHHEQHPSAPLRISVRRAYVLEDSYNQLRMRPTQDLKGRLTVQFQGEEGIDAGGLTREWYQLLSRVIFDKGALLFTTVGNNATFQPNANSVYQTEHLSYFKFVGRVVSKALFDGQLLDVYFTRSFYKHILGVKVTYHDIEAVDPDYYKNLKWMLENDVSEIPDLTFSMDADEEKHILYEKTEVTDYELKPGGRNCRVTEETKHEYVDLVAGHILTNAIRPQINSFLEGFNELVPRELISIFNDKELELLISGLPEIDLDDLQANAEYTGYSAASNVVQWFWEVVKAFSKEDMARLLQFVTGTSKVPLDGFKALQGISGPQRFQIHKAYGAPERLPSAHTCFNQLDLPEYSSKEQLQERLLLAIHEASEGFGFG